In the genome of Flaviflexus ciconiae, one region contains:
- a CDS encoding MalY/PatB family protein, which translates to MFDNITPESLRATASVKWTTYPNTIGMFIAELDFGVPPVVTEALTKRATNGALGYLTGALADDLRDATAELVERDYGWSIKPESVYLFPDVLATMRETLRHLATEGPVVVPTPAYMPFLGLPGEEGRELIEVPSTIVNGRWELDYEGIDSALSGGGLFVLCNPWNPVGRVLDRDELEKICEIVDMNNAYVFSDEIHAPHVFDGTHIPYATISTTAANHTVTATSTSKGWNTPGLKNAQLIVGEPFQEIIKAPAGLIERQISTVGVECAIAVYRDDSEWTKNVRDQLDQNRKTVTERINNIPGLSTIQSEGTYIAWIDASGIADKVDSPAQFFREHGVALTPGESCGKGYEDYLRLVYGTTTPILNEALDLMAQAVAGLNR; encoded by the coding sequence ATGTTCGACAACATCACACCCGAATCTCTCCGTGCCACCGCCTCCGTTAAGTGGACTACCTACCCCAACACTATTGGCATGTTCATTGCCGAATTGGACTTCGGAGTACCCCCGGTTGTCACCGAAGCGCTCACCAAGCGAGCAACGAACGGCGCCCTTGGCTACCTGACAGGTGCCCTGGCAGATGATCTTCGTGACGCGACAGCCGAGCTTGTGGAGCGGGACTACGGGTGGAGCATTAAACCCGAATCGGTTTACCTATTCCCCGATGTGCTGGCAACAATGCGGGAGACTCTCCGTCATCTCGCCACCGAGGGCCCGGTTGTTGTTCCCACACCCGCCTACATGCCGTTCCTTGGTTTGCCGGGAGAAGAGGGCCGCGAGCTCATCGAGGTACCTTCCACGATCGTGAACGGCCGCTGGGAGCTCGACTACGAGGGAATCGACAGCGCCCTGTCGGGTGGCGGACTGTTTGTTCTGTGCAATCCGTGGAACCCGGTCGGACGCGTTCTGGATCGCGATGAGCTTGAGAAGATCTGCGAGATCGTCGACATGAACAACGCTTACGTGTTCTCCGACGAGATCCACGCACCGCACGTCTTTGACGGCACCCACATCCCCTACGCCACGATTTCAACCACGGCCGCCAACCACACGGTCACGGCAACATCCACCTCGAAGGGCTGGAACACCCCGGGCCTGAAGAACGCTCAGCTGATTGTTGGCGAACCGTTCCAGGAGATCATCAAGGCACCGGCGGGCCTAATCGAACGGCAGATCTCCACCGTCGGTGTGGAATGTGCGATCGCGGTGTACCGCGATGACTCCGAGTGGACCAAGAACGTCAGGGATCAGCTCGACCAGAACCGCAAGACGGTCACCGAACGAATCAACAACATCCCAGGCCTGTCCACCATCCAGTCCGAGGGCACCTATATTGCCTGGATCGACGCTTCCGGGATCGCCGACAAGGTCGACTCCCCAGCCCAGTTCTTCCGTGAGCACGGCGTTGCCCTCACCCCCGGTGAGAGCTGCGGCAAGGGCTACGAGGACTATCTCCGCCTCGTCTACGGCACCACCACCCCAATCCTCAACGAGGCACTCGACCTCATGGCACAGGCAGTTGCCGGCCTCAACAGGTAG
- a CDS encoding fumarylacetoacetate hydrolase family protein, whose protein sequence is MQIARISLESGPRYAIVDHDTDEYIVLAGDPIFQGLDTTGQRLPRKGTRLLSPIIPRSKVIGVGKNYMDHIKEMGGDAPEIPVLFFKPNTSVIGPGDPIVAPSWAKEISYEAELAVVIGRPCKDVPVDRVDDVIYGYTAANDVTARDAQRAEPQWARAKGFDTSCPLGPVIDLDYDPAGKAIRSTVNGELRQDGNTNDMLTGVKELVSYISHAFSLLPGDVILTGTPAGVGIMSEGDTVTVEVEGIGELTNQLRTS, encoded by the coding sequence ATGCAGATCGCTCGAATTTCACTAGAGTCCGGCCCCCGCTACGCCATCGTCGACCACGACACGGACGAATACATCGTCCTTGCTGGCGACCCGATCTTCCAGGGACTGGATACCACCGGCCAGCGCCTGCCCCGCAAGGGCACCCGCCTGCTGTCCCCAATCATTCCCCGCTCCAAGGTCATCGGCGTGGGCAAGAACTACATGGACCACATCAAGGAAATGGGAGGGGACGCCCCCGAAATTCCCGTTCTCTTCTTCAAGCCGAACACGTCGGTGATCGGACCCGGCGACCCGATCGTTGCTCCGTCATGGGCGAAGGAAATCTCCTACGAAGCCGAGCTTGCCGTGGTTATTGGTCGGCCCTGCAAGGACGTTCCGGTGGACCGCGTCGATGATGTTATCTACGGCTACACGGCAGCGAACGATGTCACGGCTCGTGATGCTCAGCGTGCCGAGCCCCAGTGGGCTCGCGCCAAGGGCTTCGATACCTCGTGCCCGCTCGGACCGGTCATCGACCTTGACTACGACCCGGCGGGCAAGGCCATTCGTTCCACCGTCAACGGTGAGCTCCGCCAAGATGGCAACACCAACGACATGCTGACCGGCGTGAAGGAACTCGTTTCCTACATTTCCCACGCCTTCTCGCTCCTCCCGGGCGACGTCATCCTGACTGGCACCCCCGCGGGCGTTGGCATCATGTCCGAGGGCGACACCGTCACCGTCGAAGTTGAAGGCATCGGCGAACTCACCAACCAGCTTCGCACCAGCTGA
- a CDS encoding 3-methyladenine DNA glycosylase — MASMLILSVETWWALCQRHEARARARSAAHEQRRKKHERHAVEDFLWEYYPLRPGILARWNPGATVAIQRPPDGHPALPEYEARLEWRWHREEDGHLFLDLEQFRDARARGIRFVHDLARAILGRTPKFSCFGWHEWCMVYGGDKRHDIPLRLGQEGTDQAVEAAAVACTHYDAFRFFTDEAVPHNTLYPTREKALELEQGGCLHANMDVLKWCLQLGPAIPGDLLLDAYDLARDIRWMDMAAAAYDLSNLGVEPIRIETPQGRSQYAALQKNFAARAKPLRERLLALTSHIGAEDLPPAEPWAVKPTSMAPA, encoded by the coding sequence ATGGCTTCGATGCTGATCTTGTCTGTAGAAACCTGGTGGGCCCTGTGTCAAAGGCACGAGGCCCGTGCCCGTGCACGCTCAGCGGCCCATGAGCAGCGCAGGAAGAAGCACGAACGGCACGCGGTTGAGGACTTCCTGTGGGAGTATTATCCGCTCCGCCCCGGCATTCTTGCCCGCTGGAACCCCGGCGCCACCGTTGCCATCCAGCGTCCACCCGACGGTCATCCCGCTCTTCCCGAATATGAAGCAAGGTTGGAGTGGCGCTGGCACCGCGAAGAAGACGGGCACCTGTTCCTCGATCTGGAACAGTTTCGAGACGCTCGTGCGCGCGGCATTCGGTTCGTTCACGATCTTGCCAGAGCAATCCTTGGCCGCACTCCAAAGTTTTCCTGCTTTGGTTGGCACGAATGGTGCATGGTTTATGGCGGGGATAAACGGCACGACATTCCGTTGCGCCTCGGACAGGAAGGAACCGATCAAGCGGTCGAAGCCGCAGCGGTTGCCTGTACTCATTACGATGCATTCCGGTTCTTCACCGATGAGGCAGTCCCCCACAACACGCTCTATCCCACCCGGGAGAAGGCTCTTGAGTTGGAGCAGGGCGGGTGCCTGCACGCGAACATGGATGTTCTCAAATGGTGCCTCCAACTCGGTCCCGCAATCCCCGGCGATCTGCTCCTCGATGCTTACGATTTGGCGCGGGATATTCGGTGGATGGACATGGCGGCGGCAGCCTACGATCTCTCCAATCTGGGTGTTGAACCGATCCGGATCGAAACCCCGCAGGGCAGAAGCCAGTATGCGGCGCTGCAGAAGAACTTTGCCGCCAGGGCAAAGCCGCTCCGCGAGCGCCTTCTTGCCCTCACCTCCCATATCGGGGCCGAGGATTTGCCGCCCGCCGAGCCATGGGCCGTGAAGCCGACGTCGATGGCGCCTGCCTGA